From the genome of Colwellia psychrerythraea 34H, one region includes:
- a CDS encoding MipA/OmpV family protein: MRLIVSLIVLSFSINAIAKPNSEEKPWGLGLLVRSASIPFDAEDDKVNSIVPMMFYEGDTFFLRGIEGGGHLLKKADWELNALGRLRFVDIPTEYQNETQADTFDFGFQWRKNISDSHHFDVEILSDLDGKPYANFISSWYFQNDSWEFMPKISARYKSAEFNSYYYALNELTDERIGAGIDVNATIESRYHVISNLYFIGSLGLTGLDNNAYQSAIVDKRWQSEAYLGIAFFNDKTKSRKSSLNNGSYLRVAHGWATPSNIGEILAGDTEKDEFNNQLTSVFYGVPLTDELFSLPIELYLITGLAWHWRSDVQDSEQEYQLGIKAYYTIHWPVRWRLGFAEGISYISDVTYIERTEMEEKGYSPSKLMNAIDFSIDINLGDIFNANALKGTWLGYGIHHRSSIFESASQFGRIKGGSNYNTVYLQFDF, from the coding sequence ATGCGCTTAATCGTCTCATTAATAGTATTGTCATTCAGTATAAATGCAATCGCTAAACCTAATTCTGAAGAAAAACCCTGGGGTTTAGGTCTTCTCGTCAGGAGTGCTAGCATCCCATTTGATGCCGAGGATGATAAGGTTAACAGTATCGTACCTATGATGTTTTATGAAGGTGATACTTTTTTCTTACGCGGCATCGAAGGTGGCGGTCACTTGTTAAAAAAAGCTGACTGGGAACTAAATGCCCTTGGTCGTCTGCGCTTTGTCGATATTCCTACTGAATACCAAAATGAAACACAAGCAGATACCTTTGATTTTGGTTTTCAATGGCGTAAAAACATAAGTGACAGCCATCATTTTGATGTGGAAATATTGAGTGATCTTGATGGTAAACCGTATGCTAATTTCATCAGTAGCTGGTACTTTCAAAACGATAGCTGGGAATTTATGCCAAAAATATCAGCGCGGTATAAAAGTGCTGAGTTTAATAGTTATTATTATGCCTTGAATGAATTAACAGATGAACGCATTGGTGCGGGTATTGATGTAAATGCAACCATTGAATCAAGATACCATGTAATTTCAAACTTATACTTCATTGGTTCACTCGGCCTAACCGGATTAGATAATAACGCTTATCAAAGTGCTATTGTTGATAAACGCTGGCAAAGTGAAGCTTACCTTGGTATTGCATTTTTTAATGATAAAACAAAAAGTAGAAAAAGCTCCCTCAATAATGGTAGCTACCTGCGCGTTGCTCATGGCTGGGCAACCCCTTCTAATATTGGCGAAATTCTCGCCGGTGACACTGAAAAAGACGAATTCAACAATCAACTCACTTCAGTTTTCTATGGCGTACCGCTAACGGATGAATTATTTAGTTTACCCATTGAGTTGTATCTAATCACAGGATTGGCTTGGCACTGGAGATCAGATGTACAAGATAGTGAACAAGAATATCAACTCGGCATCAAAGCTTATTACACCATTCATTGGCCTGTTCGATGGCGCTTAGGGTTTGCCGAAGGAATTTCATATATTTCTGATGTGACTTATATTGAGAGAACCGAGATGGAAGAAAAAGGCTATAGCCCAAGTAAGCTCATGAATGCGATAGATTTTTCTATAGATATAAATTTGGGTGATATTTTCAATGCTAATGCATTAAAAGGTACGTGGCTTGGCTATGGTATTCACCATCGTTCTTCTATATTTGAATCGGCTTCGCAGTTTGGTCGTATTAAAGGTGGTAGTAATTACAATACTGTCTATCTGCAATTTGATTTTTAG
- a CDS encoding antibiotic biosynthesis monooxygenase family protein, whose translation MSLISNTPKPPYFAVIFTSTRTEGDNGYGEMANRMVELAQQQSGFLGIESAREELGITVSYWTDLDSIKNWKANVEHLEAQKTGRKSWYDSFKVRISKVERDYGN comes from the coding sequence ATGTCGTTGATCTCAAATACACCTAAACCGCCATACTTTGCCGTAATCTTCACGTCTACAAGGACTGAAGGTGATAATGGGTATGGTGAAATGGCCAACAGAATGGTTGAATTAGCACAGCAGCAATCAGGATTTTTGGGCATTGAATCAGCCAGAGAAGAGCTTGGTATCACTGTTTCTTATTGGACAGACCTCGACTCTATTAAAAACTGGAAGGCGAACGTGGAACATTTAGAAGCTCAAAAAACGGGTCGTAAGTCTTGGTATGATTCGTTTAAAGTGCGAATTTCAAAAGTAGAACGCGATTACGGTAACTAA
- a CDS encoding DUF2238 domain-containing protein — translation MKPLWIVIFITVLIWSGISPKDQFTWFLEVFPALIGAALLTVTYRSFRLTSMLYFFILLHCIVLMIGGHYTYAEVPFFDGLFGAERNNYDKVGHFFQGFVPALLAREILIRKNVVNGNVWRNVIIVSICLAFSAFYELIEWWVALMSGEDAEAFLGTQGYVWDTQSDMGLALLGAICSLMVLSKIHNHQIQKVTSN, via the coding sequence ATTAAACCTCTATGGATAGTCATATTTATCACTGTGCTTATTTGGTCGGGAATATCTCCTAAAGATCAGTTCACTTGGTTTCTTGAAGTGTTTCCTGCATTAATCGGGGCTGCTTTATTAACAGTTACATACCGCTCGTTCCGCCTTACTTCGATGCTATATTTCTTCATCTTATTACATTGCATTGTGTTAATGATTGGCGGTCATTACACCTATGCTGAAGTACCTTTTTTTGATGGTTTATTCGGTGCAGAGCGCAATAACTACGACAAAGTGGGACACTTTTTTCAAGGCTTTGTTCCTGCACTTTTAGCGAGAGAAATTTTAATCCGTAAAAATGTTGTCAACGGTAACGTTTGGCGAAATGTTATTATTGTTTCTATCTGCTTAGCATTCAGTGCTTTTTATGAGTTAATTGAATGGTGGGTTGCGTTAATGTCTGGTGAAGATGCAGAAGCCTTTTTAGGAACACAAGGTTATGTATGGGATACACAGTCAGATATGGGGTTGGCCTTGTTAGGTGCAATTTGTTCTTTAATGGTCTTATCAAAAATTCATAATCACCAAATACAAAAAGTCACTAGTAATTAA
- a CDS encoding ZIP family metal transporter, whose protein sequence is MYLLLTVIVSSLIAGLAMPLGAAIAHFESIKEKWIEEEFRHSVMAFGGGALLSAVALVLVPEGMAVLEPLSVCFWFIVGGLSFMSLDIYLKKIDTPASQLAAMLSDFIPESIALGAAFATGESTAFLLAGLIALQNLPEGFSAYRELNGTSVYKPKKIIIMFTLMALLGPISGVSGYLWLSDYPEIIAAIMLFASGGILYSIFQDIAPQVKLEKHWAPPMGAVLGFVLGMLGFMFTA, encoded by the coding sequence ATGTATCTTTTATTGACAGTTATCGTTTCAAGCTTAATTGCTGGTTTGGCTATGCCTTTAGGGGCTGCCATTGCACATTTTGAAAGTATCAAAGAAAAATGGATTGAGGAAGAGTTTAGACACAGTGTTATGGCATTTGGGGGTGGGGCGTTATTGTCAGCTGTTGCGCTAGTGCTAGTGCCTGAAGGCATGGCTGTTCTAGAACCGCTGTCGGTATGTTTTTGGTTTATAGTCGGTGGGCTCAGTTTTATGTCCCTTGATATTTACCTAAAGAAAATAGATACCCCAGCGAGTCAACTTGCTGCAATGCTGTCTGATTTTATTCCAGAATCAATCGCCTTAGGGGCAGCATTTGCGACGGGAGAAAGTACCGCTTTTCTACTTGCAGGTTTAATTGCATTACAAAATTTACCAGAAGGGTTTAGTGCCTATCGTGAGTTGAACGGGACTTCCGTTTATAAACCGAAAAAAATTATCATCATGTTTACGTTAATGGCTTTACTTGGCCCAATCTCTGGCGTTTCTGGTTATTTATGGTTATCTGATTACCCAGAAATTATCGCAGCGATTATGCTATTTGCCTCAGGCGGTATTCTCTATTCAATATTCCAAGACATAGCCCCTCAAGTAAAACTAGAAAAACACTGGGCTCCACCAATGGGCGCTGTACTAGGTTTTGTTCTTGGTATGCTTGGTTTCATGTTTACAGCATAA
- a CDS encoding GNAT family N-acetyltransferase: MSEVTIYYLEMNTLTELNPKLESRGLTVTQVEIKNFRFNRFLYQYVGEPWEWTDKLTHSDESWKTYAESPMVSTYVAYYRGAIAGYFELQNTSSGDVEIMYFGLAPDFIGKGFGGYLLTCAIKSAWSLPDAKRVWLHTCSLDHLSALQNYKARGFKIYKEEVEQG; this comes from the coding sequence ATGTCTGAAGTCACTATTTATTACCTTGAAATGAACACACTAACTGAATTAAACCCTAAGCTCGAGTCCAGAGGTTTGACTGTTACACAGGTTGAAATTAAAAATTTCCGCTTCAACCGTTTTCTTTATCAGTATGTTGGAGAGCCATGGGAATGGACTGATAAACTTACCCACAGTGATGAATCATGGAAAACTTATGCTGAAAGTCCAATGGTCAGTACTTATGTGGCTTATTATCGAGGCGCTATTGCAGGTTATTTTGAACTACAAAATACTTCATCAGGTGATGTAGAAATTATGTACTTTGGCTTGGCACCAGATTTTATCGGTAAAGGCTTCGGCGGCTATCTTCTGACTTGTGCCATTAAATCAGCATGGTCTCTGCCTGATGCAAAACGTGTTTGGTTGCATACCTGTAGCCTTGACCACCTAAGTGCTTTACAAAATTACAAAGCGCGCGGTTTTAAAATCTACAAAGAAGAGGTGGAACAAGGTTAG
- a CDS encoding cytochrome P460 family protein, whose translation MKTRNLLIIALSLFPAITFATDNKVLVKPNLEGLTLPEKYKDWRVISASHRTDNKSMRIILGNDIAIKASRSNQTNPWPDGTILGKLVWKQTTEKNWPTAIAPEEFIHAEFMYKDSNKFKANGTGWGWARWLGKEQKPYGDDNDLNQSCIACHTPVKGRDWVYTTPVQLP comes from the coding sequence ATGAAAACGAGAAATTTACTTATTATTGCGTTATCCCTTTTCCCTGCAATAACCTTTGCTACCGATAATAAAGTCCTGGTAAAACCAAACTTAGAAGGTTTAACCTTACCCGAGAAATATAAAGACTGGCGCGTAATTTCAGCTTCCCATCGAACAGACAACAAGAGTATGAGAATTATTTTAGGTAATGATATTGCCATCAAAGCATCACGCTCAAATCAAACCAACCCATGGCCAGATGGTACGATATTAGGAAAGTTGGTTTGGAAACAAACGACTGAAAAGAACTGGCCTACAGCAATTGCCCCAGAAGAGTTTATTCATGCTGAATTTATGTATAAAGATAGTAATAAATTTAAAGCGAACGGCACAGGTTGGGGATGGGCACGTTGGTTAGGAAAAGAACAAAAACCTTATGGTGATGACAACGATTTAAATCAATCGTGTATCGCTTGCCATACCCCCGTAAAAGGAAGAGATTGGGTTTACACTACCCCAGTGCAATTACCCTAA
- a CDS encoding O-acetylhomoserine aminocarboxypropyltransferase/cysteine synthase family protein has product MKLESIALHEGYKSEDTTKAAAVPIYQTTSYTFDDTQHGADLFDLKVQGNIYTRIMNPTTDVLEKRIAAMEGGIGSVCVASGMAAITYALQCICETGDNIVSTSELYGGTYNLFAHALPKQGIESRMVKHDDFEGFEQSIDAKTKAIFCESIGNPAGNVVDISRLADIAHKHGVPLIVDNTVATPYLCRPFELGADIVVHSLTKYIGGHGTSIGGVIIDSGKFDWVANKERFPVLNEPDPAYHGVVYTEALGAAAYIGRCRVGPLRNTGAAISPMNSFQILQGLETLGLRMDRHCENAEKLAAYLQQHDKVEWVNYAALPDSPYRANCEKITSGKASGILSFGITGGLESGTKFIDALQMILRLVNIGDAKSLACHPASTTHRQLNEKELAAAGVSSDLIRISVGIEHIDDIIADVSQALDKV; this is encoded by the coding sequence ATGAAATTAGAATCAATAGCGTTACACGAAGGCTATAAATCCGAAGATACAACGAAAGCGGCTGCAGTTCCTATTTACCAAACAACCTCTTATACCTTTGATGATACTCAGCACGGTGCCGATTTATTTGACCTGAAAGTGCAGGGTAATATTTACACACGTATTATGAACCCAACGACTGATGTGTTGGAAAAACGTATTGCGGCAATGGAAGGTGGCATAGGCTCAGTTTGTGTTGCTTCAGGTATGGCTGCAATTACTTATGCACTGCAGTGTATTTGTGAAACGGGCGATAATATTGTTAGCACCAGCGAGCTTTATGGTGGTACGTATAACCTATTTGCTCATGCATTACCTAAGCAAGGCATTGAATCTCGCATGGTTAAGCACGATGATTTTGAAGGATTTGAGCAGTCAATTGATGCAAAAACTAAAGCGATCTTTTGTGAGTCTATCGGAAACCCTGCCGGTAACGTAGTCGATATTTCGCGTTTAGCTGACATTGCTCATAAACATGGTGTGCCGTTAATCGTCGATAATACAGTGGCTACGCCTTACTTGTGTCGTCCGTTTGAGTTAGGTGCAGATATTGTTGTGCATTCACTCACTAAGTACATTGGTGGTCACGGTACTTCAATTGGTGGTGTTATCATTGATTCTGGTAAATTTGACTGGGTAGCCAATAAAGAACGTTTTCCAGTATTAAATGAACCAGATCCTGCTTATCACGGTGTGGTATACACAGAAGCCTTAGGTGCTGCTGCTTATATTGGTCGATGTCGTGTAGGTCCGTTAAGAAATACGGGCGCTGCAATATCACCAATGAATTCTTTTCAAATTCTACAAGGCCTTGAAACTCTCGGTTTACGTATGGATCGTCATTGTGAAAATGCTGAAAAACTGGCTGCCTATCTTCAACAGCATGATAAAGTTGAATGGGTTAACTATGCAGCATTACCTGACAGTCCTTATCGTGCAAACTGCGAAAAAATCACCTCTGGTAAAGCCTCTGGTATTTTAAGTTTTGGTATTACTGGCGGACTTGAGTCAGGCACTAAGTTTATTGATGCGCTGCAAATGATTTTACGTTTAGTTAATATTGGTGATGCAAAGTCGCTAGCATGTCATCCTGCCTCTACTACTCATAGACAATTAAATGAGAAAGAACTCGCTGCTGCAGGTGTAAGCTCCGATTTGATCAGAATATCTGTAGGTATCGAGCACATTGACGATATCATTGCTGATGTTAGCCAAGCGTTAGATAAAGTATAA
- a CDS encoding VOC family protein has protein sequence MFSHVMIGANDIQESKIFYDAILGEMGYEAGVIDDKGRCFYFTDSGVFALSKPIDGKPACHGNGTTIGFAAKTPAIADAWHAAGVANGGTTCEDLPGVREGAIGKIYLAYLRDPSDNKICALHRIG, from the coding sequence ATGTTTAGTCATGTAATGATTGGTGCAAACGATATACAAGAATCAAAGATTTTCTATGATGCCATTCTTGGTGAAATGGGCTACGAAGCCGGCGTAATTGATGATAAAGGTCGTTGTTTTTATTTTACCGACAGTGGTGTTTTTGCGCTGAGTAAACCTATAGATGGAAAACCAGCGTGTCATGGAAATGGTACGACTATTGGTTTTGCAGCTAAAACGCCTGCTATTGCTGACGCATGGCATGCTGCTGGTGTCGCTAATGGCGGAACTACCTGTGAAGATCTTCCGGGTGTGCGTGAAGGGGCAATTGGTAAGATTTACCTAGCGTATTTACGCGATCCTTCTGATAATAAAATTTGTGCGCTTCACCGTATCGGTTAA
- a CDS encoding SMI1/KNR4 family protein: MKSIDLFVKNWGTKHTMIPIEKHDIDALETELTAFLPDSYKYLISTYGLVHTPNVLTKIVDLNVEISDVQDFLSLDDVASLSKLYEMSGMPKGHILFASDCKGNMFCFKLAECEHKQVDVPVWFYNHDLCTIEKVSDSFSDWLEQFNKLEEC, from the coding sequence GTGAAGAGTATTGATTTATTTGTAAAAAACTGGGGCACTAAACATACTATGATCCCGATTGAAAAGCATGATATTGACGCGCTTGAAACAGAGTTAACTGCTTTTTTACCCGATTCATATAAATATTTAATTTCCACTTATGGTTTGGTTCATACGCCCAACGTATTGACTAAAATCGTTGATTTAAATGTTGAAATATCCGATGTTCAAGACTTCTTGAGCCTAGATGATGTCGCTTCACTGTCTAAGTTATATGAAATGAGTGGCATGCCAAAAGGGCATATTTTATTTGCCTCTGACTGTAAGGGCAACATGTTTTGTTTCAAACTTGCCGAGTGTGAACATAAGCAAGTAGATGTTCCAGTATGGTTTTATAATCATGATCTGTGCACCATAGAAAAGGTTTCTGATTCTTTCAGCGATTGGTTAGAACAATTCAATAAGCTTGAAGAGTGCTAG
- a CDS encoding YkgJ family cysteine cluster protein: MTINVKNIPVPEVTCANCQACCCSLEVMLLTDTGVPDRHVYVDEYGKETMLRFDDGWCSALDRDTLMCSIYENRPWVCRIFEMGSYECIEEREEKM; the protein is encoded by the coding sequence ATGACCATTAACGTAAAAAACATTCCGGTTCCTGAAGTTACTTGTGCGAACTGTCAGGCATGTTGCTGTAGCTTAGAAGTGATGCTTCTAACCGACACAGGGGTCCCTGATCGACATGTTTATGTGGATGAATATGGCAAAGAAACTATGCTACGCTTTGACGATGGTTGGTGTTCAGCATTAGATCGCGATACGCTCATGTGTAGTATTTATGAGAACAGACCTTGGGTTTGTCGAATATTTGAAATGGGATCTTATGAGTGCATAGAAGAGCGAGAAGAAAAAATGTAG